One Gemmatimonadota bacterium genomic region harbors:
- a CDS encoding alcohol dehydrogenase catalytic domain-containing protein translates to MRALMYLGTRQMEMQEVEEPGVTPGHAVLKVGAASICGSDLHGFLGKSAKRVPPLIMGHEFTGEVVDLGRGAEGLSIGDRVTINPILSCGRCDECLRGRTSICPHRTVIGIEHPGAFANYVSVPEKSCFRLPDHVGDLEGSMVESLSNALHIFDRSLHGFIRSVAVIGAGTQGLLALQVARHIGATRIAVTDRVPSRLALATSMGATHAIDVRADDPVEAVFDMTDGQGVDLAVEAVGHTATQEQAVRMLRQGGEAVLLGLGAEAPMAIDGVAMVNRELVVRGSYAYTSVDFAYSLELISTGKIDVASMVVERDLEQGPGIFTKLVDDPGDLIKVALVPGS, encoded by the coding sequence ATGCGGGCACTGATGTACCTGGGAACGCGTCAGATGGAAATGCAGGAGGTCGAGGAACCCGGGGTCACGCCCGGCCACGCCGTGCTGAAGGTCGGGGCGGCGAGCATATGCGGTTCGGACCTGCACGGCTTTCTGGGCAAGAGCGCAAAGCGGGTCCCTCCGCTGATTATGGGGCACGAATTCACCGGCGAGGTGGTGGACCTGGGCCGCGGCGCGGAAGGGCTGTCCATCGGTGACCGGGTCACGATCAACCCGATCCTCTCCTGCGGCCGGTGCGACGAGTGCCTCCGGGGACGCACCAGCATCTGCCCTCACCGAACGGTCATCGGCATCGAGCATCCCGGGGCCTTCGCCAACTACGTTTCCGTGCCTGAAAAGTCCTGCTTCAGGCTTCCGGACCACGTGGGCGACCTCGAGGGCAGCATGGTCGAATCCCTCTCGAACGCGCTGCATATCTTCGACCGGAGCCTGCACGGGTTCATCCGGAGCGTGGCCGTCATCGGCGCGGGCACCCAGGGGCTCCTCGCCCTGCAGGTGGCGCGGCATATCGGGGCGACCCGCATCGCGGTGACGGACAGGGTGCCCTCGCGCCTGGCGCTGGCCACCTCGATGGGCGCGACTCACGCCATAGACGTCCGGGCGGACGACCCCGTGGAAGCCGTGTTCGACATGACGGACGGCCAGGGGGTGGACCTGGCGGTCGAAGCGGTGGGCCACACGGCGACGCAGGAACAGGCCGTGCGGATGCTGCGGCAGGGCGGCGAAGCCGTGCTGCTGGGCCTCGGCGCCGAAGCGCCCATGGCCATTGACGGCGTGGCCATGGTCAACAGGGAACTGGTCGTGCGCGGTTCCTATGCCTACACGAGCGTGGACTTCGCCTATTCCCTCGAACTCATCTCCACGGGCAAGATCGACGTCGCCTCCATGGTCGTCGAAAGAGACCTGGAGCAGGGACCCGGGATTTTTACGAAACTGGTGGACGACCCGGGCGACCTGATCAAGGTGGCGCTGG